The following nucleotide sequence is from Staphylococcus chromogenes.
TGTCATTGCTTCTTTTTTTGAACTCCCCAGTGCAATTAAAATAATACGTTTCGCTTTCATAATCGACTGTAAACCCATGGAAATCGCTTGTCGCGGAACGTCTTCTTTATTCTCAAAATATCGGCTATTTGCTTCAATTGTACTTTCAGTTAAATCCACACAATGGGTAATACTCTCAAAGTCTGTGCCAGGTTCATTAAATCCAATGTGCCCATTTTGACCAATACCTAGAATTTGAATATCAATTGGACCTTCTTCATCAAGTAAAGCTTCATAATGTTTTGCCTCTTGGGTAATATCTGTAGCGACACCATCTGGAATATGCAGAAAAGATGCCGTAAATTTCGGATAGCGATGAAATAAAATATCATGCATATAATAGTCATAACTCTCTGGATGTGATTTAGGCAATCCGACGTATTCATCAAGATTAAATGTATGCACTTTCGAAACATCCAGTTGATTTTTATTCAGTAATTCCACCAAATAAGCATACATATCAACCATCGTTCCTCCTGTCGCCAAGCCTAAACGACTGTTTGGATGACGTAACATTTGTTGATAGAGTTCAGTAGCAACATAAAATGAAACACGGTCTCGTGTCCCCAAATTTGTAATCTTCAAACAACTCACTCCCTATTTGATACGCACAAGCGCCTATCTTGTACCTCAATGATTTGTTTCTCTCTTTAGTATTACCATACAACGTGAACTCCTTTTACGCCAAACAAATACAGTTAAAATCTCACCGGAGAAATCTCTTTTTGGATTTTACAACATAAAGTGAGCATACATATACAAATTTGTCACATTTTTTAGTAAAATAGACAGATAATCATATCGGGGAGGCAGTGAACGTTTTGCAACTTATCACAGAAGACAAACTCCAATCTTTATTGGATCAATATGCAAACCAACCTGTCTATTTACACGTTGAAACGACTAATGGTGCGTATGCGAGCCATTTCGATCAACGTGTTTTCAATGCAGGTACTTTTTTACGTAATATTCAAGTTAATTATCAGCATGCACAATTAAAAGGTGGCGGCAAAGAACCCTACCGTATCGGTCTAAAATTAGATAATCTCGGTTGGGTCTATGTGCAAGGATTAACCCATTATGAGGTCGATGAGAACGATGCTTTGCTCATCGCAGGGTTTAATTTTGAAGGACAACTTGCGGCTGCACTTGAAATTAGTCGACAAGCTTTTGAAATATAGGAGGCATTTTTATGGCAATGGAACAACATGTATTAGTTATTTTTCCCCATCCAGATGATGAAACTTTTTCGTCAGCGGGTACATTAGCACGATTTGCAAGTGAAGGTGTTCCTGTCACGTACGCCTGCCTGACACTTGGGCAAATGGGACGTAATCTTGGGAATCCTCCTGTTGCAACACGTGAATCTTTGCCTCATATTCGTGAACGCGAATTAGAAAAAGCAGCTGAAGTTATTGGTATTACGCATTTACGTAAAATGGGTTTACGTGACAAAACGGTTGAATTTGAGCCTCACGATGAAATGGATGCCATGGTCCAACAACTCATTGACGAAACACAGCCAACAACGATTATTTCATTTTATCCTGGCTATGCTGTACATCCTGATCACGAAGCGACAGCAGAGGCTGTTGTACGTACGGTTCAACGTCTCCCTGAAGCCAAACGACCAAAATTACAACTTGTCGCATTTAGTAACGATGCCGTTGACGAGCTAGGGGAACCTGATATCGTGAACGACATTTCTGAATATAAAGAACGTAAATTAAAAGCATTTGAAGCCCATCAATCTCAAACGGGCCCATTTTTGGCACAACTTGCGAATCCACAAGGCCAAGCTTCAGGTGCGCCCGCGGATGCAACGGCATTTTTA
It contains:
- the nagB gene encoding glucosamine-6-phosphate deaminase produces the protein MKITNLGTRDRVSFYVATELYQQMLRHPNSRLGLATGGTMVDMYAYLVELLNKNQLDVSKVHTFNLDEYVGLPKSHPESYDYYMHDILFHRYPKFTASFLHIPDGVATDITQEAKHYEALLDEEGPIDIQILGIGQNGHIGFNEPGTDFESITHCVDLTESTIEANSRYFENKEDVPRQAISMGLQSIMKAKRIILIALGSSKKEAMTKLTSGRVTEDLPASILHQHPNVEVFVDDAAMPDA
- a CDS encoding YojF family protein gives rise to the protein MQLITEDKLQSLLDQYANQPVYLHVETTNGAYASHFDQRVFNAGTFLRNIQVNYQHAQLKGGGKEPYRIGLKLDNLGWVYVQGLTHYEVDENDALLIAGFNFEGQLAAALEISRQAFEI
- the bshB2 gene encoding bacillithiol biosynthesis deacetylase BshB2; its protein translation is MAMEQHVLVIFPHPDDETFSSAGTLARFASEGVPVTYACLTLGQMGRNLGNPPVATRESLPHIRERELEKAAEVIGITHLRKMGLRDKTVEFEPHDEMDAMVQQLIDETQPTTIISFYPGYAVHPDHEATAEAVVRTVQRLPEAKRPKLQLVAFSNDAVDELGEPDIVNDISEYKERKLKAFEAHQSQTGPFLAQLANPQGQASGAPADATAFLTRETFWTYHFNDTPK